The following coding sequences are from one Leptolyngbya sp. NIES-3755 window:
- a CDS encoding cytochrome b6-f complex subunit 6 (ab initio prediction:Prodigal:2.6;~protein motif:HAMAP:MF_00433): MSAVVAYFLIVGGVIALAYALFFTFRAIKLI, encoded by the coding sequence ATGTCCGCAGTTGTAGCTTATTTCTTAATCGTCGGTGGTGTGATCGCGCTTGCGTATGCCTTGTTCTTTACGTTCCGCGCCATCAAACTGATCTAA